One part of the Arabidopsis thaliana chromosome 1 sequence genome encodes these proteins:
- a CDS encoding F-box/RNI-like/FBD-like domains-containing protein (F-box/RNI-like/FBD-like domains-containing protein; CONTAINS InterPro DOMAIN/s: F-box domain, cyclin-like (InterPro:IPR001810), FBD (InterPro:IPR013596), FBD-like (InterPro:IPR006566), F-box domain, Skp2-like (InterPro:IPR022364), Leucine-rich repeat 2 (InterPro:IPR013101); BEST Arabidopsis thaliana protein match is: F-box/RNI-like/FBD-like domains-containing protein (TAIR:AT1G16930.1); Has 1942 Blast hits to 1904 proteins in 25 species: Archae - 0; Bacteria - 0; Metazoa - 0; Fungi - 0; Plants - 1942; Viruses - 0; Other Eukaryotes - 0 (source: NCBI BLink).), with protein MAEPSVKKSKLTESDWISGLADDLLLQILSKVPTRESVFTSRMSKRWRNLWRHVPALDLDSSKFPHESDLEDFFDSFLQFDGNLKIERFKWIYNVEEHCDPEFVSRIDHVVKRGLKDLTILSKVNIEDDSVRMPVSLYSCATLVNLTLYSVVFDAPRAQLVSLPCLKTMHLEAVKFDGETILGTLISSCSFLDELTIITHDHDELGDVSVRSPSLRRFKLESMREDYDECEDPNVEVDTPGLEYMSITDYQSESFIIHNISPCAKVNIDVVFDAEDEDSVIHDFITAISTVRELTISARTLEMIHDYVESETELVPQFSNLFCLHASFSESSWEMFPTFLGCCPNLHSLFLEFDCLPEKEEINLSLVPHCFESSLEYVQLKVPITVSETSSKMELAIYFVRNCSVLKKLMLNESFGNVINKVRKIPKRSEGCKIAMPKPLHENVSHGSSLLPLICGFIPKILDQ; from the exons ATGGCTGAACCCTCTGTAAAGAAGAGCAAGTTGACGGAATCCGATTGGATAAGTGGTTTAGCAGATGATTTGCTACTTCAGATCCTCTCGAAAGTCCCTACGAGGGAATCCGTTTTCACAAGCCGTATGTCAAAGCGATGGAGAAATCTCTGGAGACACGTTCCTGCCTTGGACTTGGACTCCAGTAAATTCCCTCATGAGTCGGACTTGGAAGATTTCTTTGATAGCTTTCTGCAGTTTGATGGTAATCTTAAGATAGAGAGATTCAAGTGGATTTACAACGTTGAAGAGCATTGTGACCCTGAATTTGTGTCTCGGATCGATCATGTGGTGAAACGTGGACTTAAAGATCTAACTATTCTCAGCAAGGTTAATATTGAGGATGACTCAGTTCGGATGCCTGTCTCGCTCTACTCATGTGCGACTCTGGTGAATTTAACTCTCTATAGTGTAGTCTTCGATGCTCCTCGAGCACAATTGGTTTCTTTACCTTGCCTCAAGACTATGCATCTCGAGGCGGTCAAGTTTGACGGAGAGACCATTCTTGGGACTCTCATATCAAGCTGCTCTTTTCTCGACGAATTAACCATAATCACGCATGATCATGATGAACTCGGAGATGTATCTGTGCGCTCTCCGTCACTAAGGCGCTTCAAACTTGAGTCTATGCGTGAGGATTATGACGAATGTGAAGATCCTAATGTTGAAGTTGATACCCCCGGACTGGAATACATGAGCATCACTGATTACCAATCTGAGAGCTTCATAATACATAATATATCTCCTTGTGCAAAGGTGAACATCGATGTTGTCTTTGATGCGGAGGATGAAGATTCTGTTATCCATGATTTTATCACCGCCATATCCACTGTCCGTGAATTGACAATCTCTGCTCGAACTCTAGAG ATGATCCATGATTACGTTGAATCGGAAACGGAACTAGTACCTCAGTTCTCGAACCTGTTTTGCTTGCATGCTTCGTTCTCTGAATCTTCTTGGGAAATGTTTCCGACATTTCTTGGTTGTTGCCCGAATCTACATTCCCTCTTCTTG GAATTTGACTGCTTGCCAGAGAAGGAGGAGATTAATCTGTCATTGGTTCCTCATTGCTTCGAATCATCTCTCGAGTATGTTCAATTGAAGGTACCAATCACAGTGAGTGAGACATCAAGCAAGATGGAACTAGCTATATACTTTGTAAGGAACTGTTCTGTTTTGAAGAAACTGATGTTAAATGAAAGTTTCGGAAACGTCATCAACAAAGTCAGAAAGATTCCTAAACGGTCTGAAGGGTGTAAAATTGCCATGCCAAAGCCATTGCACGAGAATGTTTCTCATGGATCCAGTTTACTACCTTTGATCTGCGGGTTCATTCCCAAAATACTTGATCAGTAA
- the PTAC17 gene encoding plastid transcriptionally active 17 (plastid transcriptionally active 17 (PTAC17); LOCATED IN: plastid chromosome, chloroplast stroma, chloroplast, nucleoid; EXPRESSED IN: 23 plant structures; EXPRESSED DURING: 13 growth stages; CONTAINS InterPro DOMAIN/s: Cobalamin (vitamin B12) biosynthesis CobW-like (InterPro:IPR003495), Cobalamin (vitamin B12) biosynthesis CobW-like, C-terminal (InterPro:IPR011629); BEST Arabidopsis thaliana protein match is: Cobalamin biosynthesis CobW-like protein (TAIR:AT1G15730.1); Has 22612 Blast hits to 14499 proteins in 1972 species: Archae - 190; Bacteria - 10146; Metazoa - 2946; Fungi - 801; Plants - 655; Viruses - 16; Other Eukaryotes - 7858 (source: NCBI BLink).), protein MATLSTLEIATTFLSFTAPRSSAAFNYRFSSAAVSVLSRPRATTVSVRTTPSFFYSPVVRRQRFSSVSASATQTEDSDVTTKIPPDNRIPATIITGFLGSGKTTLLNHILTRDHGKRIAVIENEFGEVDIDGSLVASKSIGAEDIVMLNNGCLCCTVRGDLVRMIGELVNTKKGKFDHIVIETTGLANPAPIIQTFYAEEEIFNDVKLDGVVTLVDAKHARLHLDEVKPEGVVNEAVEQIAYADRIIVNKTDLVGEAELGSVVQRIKTINSMAQMTRTKYGNVDLDYVLGIGGFDLERIESSVNEDDKGDHHDHDHDHHHDHNHDHDHHHHDGHDHHHHSHDHTHDPGVSSVSIVCEGSLDLEKANMWLGTLLMERSEDIYRMKGLLSVHTMEERFVFQGVHDIFQGSPDRLWGREEERVNKIVFIGKNLNREELEKGFKACLI, encoded by the exons ATGGCGACGCTATCAACACTAGAGATTGCTACGACCTTCCTCTCTTTCACCGCTCCTCGTTCCTCTGCCGCCTTCAACTATCGCTTTTCTTCTGCCGCCGTCTCTGTTCTCTCCAGGCCCAGAGCTACCACCGTTTCCGTCAGAACGACGCCGTCTTTCTTCTATTCCCCGGTGGTCCGCCGTCAAAGATTCTCATCTGTCTCCGCCTCAGCTACGCAGACTGAAGATTCTGATGTCACCACTAAGATTCCGCCAGATAACCGGATTCCGGCTACTATTATCACCGGTTTTTTGGGCTCTGGCAAG ACAACATTGCTGAATCATATACTGACCAGAGATCATGGGAAGCGAATAGCCGTGATTGAGAATGAG TTTGGTGAAGTTGACATTGATGGGTCACTTGTTGCTTCTAAATCTATTGGAGCTGAGGATATTGTGATGCTCAACAATGGCTGCCTTTGTTGCACTGTTAGGGGTGATCTTGTCAGGATGATTGGAGAATTAGTCAATACCAAGAAAGGAAAGTTCGATCATATAGTCATAGAGACTACAG gATTGGCAAACCCGGCACCGATTATCCAAACCTTTTATGCCGAGGAAGAAATTTTCAATGATGTCAAACTGGACGGTGTTGTTACTCTAGTTGATGCTAAGCATGCTCGTTTGCATCTAGACGAGGTCAAACCCGAAGGTGTTGTCAATGAGGCTGTTGAACAAATAGCTTATGCAGATCGTATCATAGTTAACAAG ACTGATCTTGTTGGTGAGGCGGAATTAGGTTCGGTGGTACAACGCATAAAG ACAATAAACAGCATGGCTCAGATGACGCGAACAAAGTACGGAAATGTTGACTTAGATTATGTTCTTGGAATTGGAGGTTTTGATCTAGAGAG AATCGAAAGCTCTGTGAATGAAGATGATAAGGGAGATCACCATGATCACGaccatgatcatcatcatgatcacAACCATGACCACGACCATCATCACCACGATGGACATG atcatcatcatcattctcatGATCACACCCATGATCCCGGTGTTTCTTCAGTCAGTATAGTTTGCGAAGGAAGCTTAGACCTTGAGAAG GCAAACATGTGGCTCGGGACGTTACTGATGGAACGCAGTGAAGACATCTACAGAATGAAAGGTCTCCTCTCGGTCCACACCATGGAGGAGAGATTCGTGTTTCAAGGAGTCCATGACATATTTCAAGGATCACCAGACAGGTTATGGGgaagagaggaggagagagtGAATAAGATCGTTTTCATTGGTAAGAATTTGAACAGGGAGGAGTTAGAGAAGGGTTTTAAAGCTtgcttgatttga
- the TPR1 gene encoding TOPLESS-related 1 (TOPLESS-related 1 (TPR1); INVOLVED IN: primary shoot apical meristem specification; LOCATED IN: cytosol; EXPRESSED IN: cultured cell; CONTAINS InterPro DOMAIN/s: WD40 repeat 2 (InterPro:IPR019782), WD40 repeat, conserved site (InterPro:IPR019775), WD40 repeat (InterPro:IPR001680), CTLH, C-terminal LisH motif (InterPro:IPR006595), WD40 repeat-like-containing domain (InterPro:IPR011046), WD40-repeat-containing domain (InterPro:IPR017986), WD40/YVTN repeat-like-containing domain (InterPro:IPR015943), LisH dimerisation motif (InterPro:IPR006594), WD40 repeat, subgroup (InterPro:IPR019781); BEST Arabidopsis thaliana protein match is: Transducin family protein / WD-40 repeat family protein (TAIR:AT1G15750.4); Has 22237 Blast hits to 13013 proteins in 584 species: Archae - 42; Bacteria - 4724; Metazoa - 7551; Fungi - 4719; Plants - 2339; Viruses - 15; Other Eukaryotes - 2847 (source: NCBI BLink).) has translation MSSLSRELVFLILQFLDEEKFKETVHKLEQESGFFFNMKYFEDEVHNGNWDEVEKYLSGFTKVDDNRYSMKIFFEIRKQKYLEALDRHDRPKAVDILVKDLKVFSTFNEELFKEITQLLTLENFRENEQLSKYGDTKSARAIMLVELKKLIEANPLFRDKLQFPTLRTSRLRTLINQSLNWQHQLCKNPRPNPDIKTLFVDHSCRLPNDARAPSPVNNPLLGSLPKAEGFPPLGAHGPFQPTPSPVPTPLAGWMSSPSSVPHPAVSGGPIALGAPSIQALKHPRTPPSNSAVDYPSGDSDHVSKRTRPMGISDEVSLGVNMLPMTFPGQAHGHNQTFKAPDDLPKTVARTLSQGSSPMSMDFHPIKQTLLLVGTNVGDIGLWEVGSRERLVQKTFKVWDLSKCSMPLQAALVKEPVVSVNRVIWSPDGSLFGVAYSRHIVQLYSYHGGEDMRQHLEIDAHVGGVNDIAFSTPNKQLCVTTCGDDKTIKVWDAATGVKRYTFEGHEAPVYSICPHYKENIQFIFSTALDGKIKAWLYDNMGSRVDYEAPGRWCTTMAYSADGTRLFSCGTSKDGESFIVEWNESEGAVKRTYQGFHKRSLGVVQFDTTKNRYLAAGDDFSIKFWDMDTIQLLTAIDADGGLQASPRIRFNKEGSLLAVSANDNMIKVMANSDGLRLLHTVENLSSESSKPAINSIPMVERPASVVSIPGMNGDSRNMVDVKPVITEESNDKSKVWKLTEVGEPSQCRSLRLPENMRVTKISRLIFTNSGNAILALASNAIHLLWKWQRNDRNATGKATASLPPQQWQPASGILMTNDVAETNPEEAVPCFALSKNDSYVMSASGGKISLFNMMTFKTMATFMPPPPAATFLAFHPQDNNIIAIGMDDSTIQIYNVRVDEVKSKLKGHSKRITGLAFSNVLNVLVSSGADAQLCVWNTDGWEKQKSKVLQIPQGRSTSSLSDTRVQFHQDQVHFLVVHETQLAIYETTKLECMKQWPVRESAAPITHATFSCDSQLIYTSFMDATICVFSSANLRLRCRVNPSAYLPASLSNSNVHPLVIAAHPQESNMFAVGLSDGGVHIFEPLESEGKWGVAPPPENGSASAVTATPSVGASASDQPQR, from the exons ATGTCTTCTCTGAGCAGAGAGCTCGTCTTCTTGATCTTACAGTTTTTAGATGAAGAGAAGTTTAAAGAGACTGTTCATAA GCTTGAACAAGAATCTGGGTTTTTCTTCAATATGAAGTATTTTGAGGATGAGGTGCACAATGGTAACTGGGATGAGGTTGAGAAGTATCTCTCTGGTTTTACTAAAGTTGATGATAATCGATACTCCATGAAGATTTTCTTCGAGATTAGGAAGCAGAAGTATCTCGAGGCCTTGGATAG GCATGATCGTCCCAAGGCTGTCGATATTTTAGTCAAAGATTTGAAAGTGTTTTCCACTTTTAATGAGGAGCTTTTCAAGGAAATCACTCAGCTCTTGACCTTAGAAAACTTCAGGGAGAACGAGCAGTTATCCAAGTATGGGGACACAAAGTCCGCCAGAGCTATCATGTTGGTGGAACTCAAGAAGTTGATTGAAGCTAATCCTTTATTCCGTGATAAATTGCAGTTTCCTACCCTTAGAACTTCACGCCTCAGGACTCTGATTAATCAGAG CTTAAATTGGCAACACCAGCTTTGTAAGAACCCAAGGCCTAATCCTGATATTAAGACTCTCTTTGTCGATCATTCCTGCCGCCTACCAAATGATGCACGAGCACCATCCCCTGTCAACAATCCGCTTCTTGGATCATTACCAAAAGCCGAGGGATTTCCTCCTCTAGGCGCACACGGG CCTTTTCAACCAACACCTTCTCCGGTTCCGACACCTCTTGCTGGTTGGATGTCTAGTCCTTCCTCTGTCCCACATCCAGCTGTGTCTGGAGGACCCATTGCTCTTGGTGCTCCATCCATCCAAG CCTTGAAACACCCGAGAACTCCTCCTTCTAATTCCGCTGTAGACTATCCATCAGGTGACTCAGACCATGTCTCAAAGCGAACCAGACCTATGGGAATCTCTGACGAG GTGAGTCTAGGTGTGAACATGTTACCAATGACATTCCCGGGGCAGGCTCATGGTCATAATCAAACCTTCAAAGCACCTGATGACTTGCCCAAGACAGTTGCACGAACTTTGAGCCAAGGCTCATCTCCCATGAGCATGGATTTCCATCCTATTAAACAGACTCTGCTACTAG TTGGTACGAATGTAGGGGATATTGGGCTCTGGGAAGTCGGTTCTCGAGAACGTCTAGTCCAGAAGACTTTCAAAGTTTGGGACTTGAGTAAATGTTCGATGCCCTTGCAG GCTGCTTTGGTGAAAGAACCTGTCGTTTCTGTCAACCGTGTGATTTGGAGCCCGGACGGTTCCCTATTCG GAGTTGCTTATTCGAGACATATTGTACAGCTATACTCTTATCACGGTGGTGAAGACATGAGGCAACACCTTGAG aTTGATGCTCATGTTGGCGGTGTCAATGACATTGCATTTTCCACTCCGAACAAGCAACTATGTGTTACTACTTGTGGTGATGACAAAACCATCAAG GTCTGGGATGCTGCAACGGGTGTAAAACGGTATACTTTTGAAGGCCATGAAGCTCCTGTTTACTCTATCTGCCCTCACTACAAGGAAAACATTCAG TTTATCTTTTCAACTGCTCTTGAcggaaaaataaaagcatgGTTATATGATAATATGGGTTCTCGGGTTGACTACGAAGCTCCTGGTCGCTGGTGTACAACGATGGCCTACAGTGCTGATGGAACTAG GCTATTTTCTTGTGGGACGAGTAAAGATGGGGAATCGTTCATAGTTGAGTGGAATGAAAGCGAAGGAGCTGTGAAGAGAACTTATCAAGGATTCCACAAGCGTTCCCTTGGTGTTGTCCAGTTTGATACTACTAAAAACCGTTATCTCGCTGCGGGTGACGACTTCTCCATTAAGTTCTGGGATATGGACACCATACAGCTTTTGACTGCCATTGATGCTGATGGAGGTCTCCAG GCAAGTCCACGGATCAGATTTAACAAGGAAGGCTCTCTCTTGGCTGTTTCCGCAAATGACAATATGATTAAGGTTATGGCAAACTCAGATGGTCTAAGGCTATTGCACACAGTCGAGAACTTATCTTCTGAATCCTCCAAG CCTGCAATCAACAGCATTCCGATGGTAGAGAGACCTGCCTCTGTCGTTTCCATCCCTGGAATG AATGGAGATTCGCGGAATATGGTGGATGTGAAGCCAGTGATTACCGAAGAATCAAATGATAAGTCTAAGGTATGGAAGCTTACTGAAGTCGGCGAACCCTCTCAGTGCCGTTCATTGAGACTCCCTGAGAATATGAGAGTCACCAAG ATATCGAGATTGATTTTCACAAATTCGGGAAATGCAATTTTGGCATTGGCATCAAATGCTATTCATCTGCTATGGAAGTGGCAGCGAAATGACCGTAATGCAACTGGGAAG GCAACGGCTTCTTTACCTCCTCAGCAGTGGCAACCAGCGAGCGGGATCTTAATGACAAACGATGTGGCTGAAACTAATCCAGAAGAAGCCGTACCCTGTTTTGCTTTATCGAAAAATGATTCCTACGTGATGTCAGCATCGGGAGGAAAGATCTCTTTGTTTAATATGATGACGTTTAAG ACAATGGCTACTTTCATGCCGCCTCCTCCTGCCGCAACGTTTCTTGCTTTTCACCCTCAAGATAACAATATCATTGCGATCGGGATGGATGACAGTACAATACAGATTTACAATGTTCGTGTTGATGAGGTTAAGAGCAAGCTTAAAGGACATTCTAAGAGAATAACCGGCCTCGCTTTCTCCAATGTATTAAACGTTCTGGTTTCGTCTGGAGCAGACGCTCAG CTTTGCGTATGGAACACGGATGGATGGGAGAAGCAGAAAAGCAAGGTTCTGCAAATTCCACAGGGAAGATCCACGTCTTCTTTGTCAGACACGCGTGTTCAGTTTCATCAAGATCAAGTACACTTCCTTGTGGTCCATGAAACTCAGCTCGCTATATACGAAACAACCAAGCTTGAATGCATGAAACAG TGGCCTGTGCGTGAATCAGCAGCTCCAATAACACATGCCACATTCTCATGTGATAGCCAATTGATATACACAAGTTTCATGGACGCTACAATATGCGTCTTCAGCTCTGCAAACCTTCGATTGCGTTGCAGAGTCAATCCCTCTGCATATTTGCCAGCTTCTCTCAG CAACTCGAATGTCCATCCACTGGTGATAGCGGCTCATCCGCAAGAATCCAACATGTTTGCAGTGGGTCTGTCAGACGGAGGGGTCCATATATTCGAGCCGCTTGAGTCAGAAGGTAAATGGGGAGTAGCTCCACCGCCTGAAAATGGCTCAGCCAGCGCTGTCACGGCTACACCTTCCGTTGGAGCTTCTGCCTCTGACCAGCCTCAGAGATGA
- the TPR1 gene encoding TOPLESS-related 1 produces MSSLSRELVFLILQFLDEEKFKETVHKLEQESGFFFNMKYFEDEVHNGNWDEVEKYLSGFTKVDDNRYSMKIFFEIRKQKYLEALDRHDRPKAVDILVKDLKVFSTFNEELFKEITQLLTLENFRENEQLSKYGDTKSARAIMLVELKKLIEANPLFRDKLQFPTLRTSRLRTLINQSLNWQHQLCKNPRPNPDIKTLFVDHSCRLPNDARAPSPVNNPLLGSLPKAEGFPPLGAHGPFQPTPSPVPTPLAGWMSSPSSVPHPAVSGGPIALGAPSIQAALKHPRTPPSNSAVDYPSGDSDHVSKRTRPMGISDEVSLGVNMLPMTFPGQAHGHNQTFKAPDDLPKTVARTLSQGSSPMSMDFHPIKQTLLLVGTNVGDIGLWEVGSRERLVQKTFKVWDLSKCSMPLQAALVKEPVVSVNRVIWSPDGSLFGVAYSRHIVQLYSYHGGEDMRQHLEIDAHVGGVNDIAFSTPNKQLCVTTCGDDKTIKVWDAATGVKRYTFEGHEAPVYSICPHYKENIQFIFSTALDGKIKAWLYDNMGSRVDYEAPGRWCTTMAYSADGTRLFSCGTSKDGESFIVEWNESEGAVKRTYQGFHKRSLGVVQFDTTKNRYLAAGDDFSIKFWDMDTIQLLTAIDADGGLQASPRIRFNKEGSLLAVSANDNMIKVMANSDGLRLLHTVENLSSESSKPAINSIPMVERPASVVSIPGMNGDSRNMVDVKPVITEESNDKSKVWKLTEVGEPSQCRSLRLPENMRVTKISRLIFTNSGNAILALASNAIHLLWKWQRNDRNATGKATASLPPQQWQPASGILMTNDVAETNPEEAVPCFALSKNDSYVMSASGGKISLFNMMTFKTMATFMPPPPAATFLAFHPQDNNIIAIGMDDSTIQIYNVRVDEVKSKLKGHSKRITGLAFSNVLNVLVSSGADAQLCVWNTDGWEKQKSKVLQIPQGRSTSSLSDTRVQFHQDQVHFLVVHETQLAIYETTKLECMKQWPVRESAAPITHATFSCDSQLIYTSFMDATICVFSSANLRLRCRVNPSAYLPASLSNSNVHPLVIAAHPQESNMFAVGLSDGGVHIFEPLESEGKWGVAPPPENGSASAVTATPSVGASASDQPQR; encoded by the exons ATGTCTTCTCTGAGCAGAGAGCTCGTCTTCTTGATCTTACAGTTTTTAGATGAAGAGAAGTTTAAAGAGACTGTTCATAA GCTTGAACAAGAATCTGGGTTTTTCTTCAATATGAAGTATTTTGAGGATGAGGTGCACAATGGTAACTGGGATGAGGTTGAGAAGTATCTCTCTGGTTTTACTAAAGTTGATGATAATCGATACTCCATGAAGATTTTCTTCGAGATTAGGAAGCAGAAGTATCTCGAGGCCTTGGATAG GCATGATCGTCCCAAGGCTGTCGATATTTTAGTCAAAGATTTGAAAGTGTTTTCCACTTTTAATGAGGAGCTTTTCAAGGAAATCACTCAGCTCTTGACCTTAGAAAACTTCAGGGAGAACGAGCAGTTATCCAAGTATGGGGACACAAAGTCCGCCAGAGCTATCATGTTGGTGGAACTCAAGAAGTTGATTGAAGCTAATCCTTTATTCCGTGATAAATTGCAGTTTCCTACCCTTAGAACTTCACGCCTCAGGACTCTGATTAATCAGAG CTTAAATTGGCAACACCAGCTTTGTAAGAACCCAAGGCCTAATCCTGATATTAAGACTCTCTTTGTCGATCATTCCTGCCGCCTACCAAATGATGCACGAGCACCATCCCCTGTCAACAATCCGCTTCTTGGATCATTACCAAAAGCCGAGGGATTTCCTCCTCTAGGCGCACACGGG CCTTTTCAACCAACACCTTCTCCGGTTCCGACACCTCTTGCTGGTTGGATGTCTAGTCCTTCCTCTGTCCCACATCCAGCTGTGTCTGGAGGACCCATTGCTCTTGGTGCTCCATCCATCCAAG CAGCCTTGAAACACCCGAGAACTCCTCCTTCTAATTCCGCTGTAGACTATCCATCAGGTGACTCAGACCATGTCTCAAAGCGAACCAGACCTATGGGAATCTCTGACGAG GTGAGTCTAGGTGTGAACATGTTACCAATGACATTCCCGGGGCAGGCTCATGGTCATAATCAAACCTTCAAAGCACCTGATGACTTGCCCAAGACAGTTGCACGAACTTTGAGCCAAGGCTCATCTCCCATGAGCATGGATTTCCATCCTATTAAACAGACTCTGCTACTAG TTGGTACGAATGTAGGGGATATTGGGCTCTGGGAAGTCGGTTCTCGAGAACGTCTAGTCCAGAAGACTTTCAAAGTTTGGGACTTGAGTAAATGTTCGATGCCCTTGCAG GCTGCTTTGGTGAAAGAACCTGTCGTTTCTGTCAACCGTGTGATTTGGAGCCCGGACGGTTCCCTATTCG GAGTTGCTTATTCGAGACATATTGTACAGCTATACTCTTATCACGGTGGTGAAGACATGAGGCAACACCTTGAG aTTGATGCTCATGTTGGCGGTGTCAATGACATTGCATTTTCCACTCCGAACAAGCAACTATGTGTTACTACTTGTGGTGATGACAAAACCATCAAG GTCTGGGATGCTGCAACGGGTGTAAAACGGTATACTTTTGAAGGCCATGAAGCTCCTGTTTACTCTATCTGCCCTCACTACAAGGAAAACATTCAG TTTATCTTTTCAACTGCTCTTGAcggaaaaataaaagcatgGTTATATGATAATATGGGTTCTCGGGTTGACTACGAAGCTCCTGGTCGCTGGTGTACAACGATGGCCTACAGTGCTGATGGAACTAG GCTATTTTCTTGTGGGACGAGTAAAGATGGGGAATCGTTCATAGTTGAGTGGAATGAAAGCGAAGGAGCTGTGAAGAGAACTTATCAAGGATTCCACAAGCGTTCCCTTGGTGTTGTCCAGTTTGATACTACTAAAAACCGTTATCTCGCTGCGGGTGACGACTTCTCCATTAAGTTCTGGGATATGGACACCATACAGCTTTTGACTGCCATTGATGCTGATGGAGGTCTCCAG GCAAGTCCACGGATCAGATTTAACAAGGAAGGCTCTCTCTTGGCTGTTTCCGCAAATGACAATATGATTAAGGTTATGGCAAACTCAGATGGTCTAAGGCTATTGCACACAGTCGAGAACTTATCTTCTGAATCCTCCAAG CCTGCAATCAACAGCATTCCGATGGTAGAGAGACCTGCCTCTGTCGTTTCCATCCCTGGAATG AATGGAGATTCGCGGAATATGGTGGATGTGAAGCCAGTGATTACCGAAGAATCAAATGATAAGTCTAAGGTATGGAAGCTTACTGAAGTCGGCGAACCCTCTCAGTGCCGTTCATTGAGACTCCCTGAGAATATGAGAGTCACCAAG ATATCGAGATTGATTTTCACAAATTCGGGAAATGCAATTTTGGCATTGGCATCAAATGCTATTCATCTGCTATGGAAGTGGCAGCGAAATGACCGTAATGCAACTGGGAAG GCAACGGCTTCTTTACCTCCTCAGCAGTGGCAACCAGCGAGCGGGATCTTAATGACAAACGATGTGGCTGAAACTAATCCAGAAGAAGCCGTACCCTGTTTTGCTTTATCGAAAAATGATTCCTACGTGATGTCAGCATCGGGAGGAAAGATCTCTTTGTTTAATATGATGACGTTTAAG ACAATGGCTACTTTCATGCCGCCTCCTCCTGCCGCAACGTTTCTTGCTTTTCACCCTCAAGATAACAATATCATTGCGATCGGGATGGATGACAGTACAATACAGATTTACAATGTTCGTGTTGATGAGGTTAAGAGCAAGCTTAAAGGACATTCTAAGAGAATAACCGGCCTCGCTTTCTCCAATGTATTAAACGTTCTGGTTTCGTCTGGAGCAGACGCTCAG CTTTGCGTATGGAACACGGATGGATGGGAGAAGCAGAAAAGCAAGGTTCTGCAAATTCCACAGGGAAGATCCACGTCTTCTTTGTCAGACACGCGTGTTCAGTTTCATCAAGATCAAGTACACTTCCTTGTGGTCCATGAAACTCAGCTCGCTATATACGAAACAACCAAGCTTGAATGCATGAAACAG TGGCCTGTGCGTGAATCAGCAGCTCCAATAACACATGCCACATTCTCATGTGATAGCCAATTGATATACACAAGTTTCATGGACGCTACAATATGCGTCTTCAGCTCTGCAAACCTTCGATTGCGTTGCAGAGTCAATCCCTCTGCATATTTGCCAGCTTCTCTCAG CAACTCGAATGTCCATCCACTGGTGATAGCGGCTCATCCGCAAGAATCCAACATGTTTGCAGTGGGTCTGTCAGACGGAGGGGTCCATATATTCGAGCCGCTTGAGTCAGAAGGTAAATGGGGAGTAGCTCCACCGCCTGAAAATGGCTCAGCCAGCGCTGTCACGGCTACACCTTCCGTTGGAGCTTCTGCCTCTGACCAGCCTCAGAGATGA